The Magnetococcales bacterium sequence GGGTGACGCTGCCCCTGTCACCGGTCGACGCGCCGCATGAGGTCATGGCGCCGTCGCATCGCCGCGACGGGAACGGCCGGTTGGCCGAACCGCACATTCTGGTGGTGGACGACTCCGTCGACAATCAGGTGTTGATTCGCGCCTTTTTGAAAAATCTTCCCTGTCGACTGGAGGTGGCGGGTAATGGATTGCAGGCTTTGCAGATGACGGCGGCCCAGTCTTTCGATTTGATTCTCATGGATATGCAGATGCCGGTCATGGACGGATATACCGCCACGCGGGAGATGCGACTCCGGGAGCGGGAAGAGGGGGGGACGCCGCTGATGATTGTGGCGTTGACGGCGCATGCCCTGAAAGGGGAGGAGGAGAAGTGTTTGCAGGCGGGATGTGACCGGTATCTGGCCAAACCGATCAAGAAACAGCGACTGATCGGGCTGATCGAGGAGCTGGTGAAATAATATGATTTTTTTGACGTTTAATATTTTATCCTTTAAGTATCAAAAAAAGGAAATGTTCTGTCCTTTGACGTTATCTTTATGGGACTTTCGCCGTTGACGTTCAACCCCATGGGGTCCAGGGGGCACCCCTGGGACTTTTCCTTTCGTCGTTGACGCCAACATGCTGCACGGTGCAGGGGTCTGAAGGGTTGACTTTATTATAAAAACATATTTATAAAGTCAAAATAGAAAGTCAAAGGATAGAACATTTCCTTTTTTTGATACTTAAAGGATAAATATTGAAAGTCAAATCATACCAAGCAACCTCGGCAGCCACAGGGAAAGCCCCGGCCAGTAGGTGACAATCACCAAAAAGACCAACATGGTAACCAACCACGGCATCACGGCAATGGTCACCTCCGTCAGCCCGCTGTGGGTAATCCCGCTGGCCACATACAAATTGAGCCCCACCGGCGGCGTCAACATGCCCACCTCCATGTTGACGGTAATCAAAATGCCGAAATGCACCGGATCGATCCCCAGGCTCCGCGCCATGGGAAACAGAATCGGCGCCATGATCAACACAATCGACGTGGGCTCCATGAAGTTGCCCGCCAGCAGCAGAATCAGGTTGACGATAAGCAAAAAGGTGAACGGATTCAAGCCGATATCCAGCATCCAGGCCGCCAGGTGCTGGGGAATGTTCTCGTGGGTCAGCAAAAAGGAGAACATCACCGCATTGGTGATGATGTAAAGCAGCATGGCGCTCATGTTGGCCGAAGCCAGCAGCACCTTGGGCACCTCCCGGAGGGTCATGTCCTTGTGGACGAAGACCGCAACCCAGAAGGCGTAGACCGCACTCACCGCCGCCGCTTCCGTCGGGGTGAAAAGCCCGGTGTAGATGCCGCCGATGACCACGATGATGAGGCTTAGTCCCCAGACCGCCTCTTTGAAGGTGAGCCAGCGCTCTTTCCAGGAGCATTTCGGCTGACGGGGGTAGTTGGCTCGGGAGGCGCGCCACCAGGTGGTGAAGCCCAACATCAGGGCCAGCATCACTCCCGGCATCAATCCGGCGATGAAAAGGGCCCCCACGGAGGTATTGGTGGCCACCGCGTACATCACCAGCACGATGGAGGGGGGAATCAGAATGCCTAACGCCCCGGCGGAGGTGATGACGCCGGTGCCGAAGCGGGGCGGAAAGCCGACGCGGACCATGGCGGGCATCAGAATGGCCCCGATGGCGGCCACCGTGGCGGGGGAAGAGCCGGAAACCGCCGCGAACAGAGCGCAGGCCACCACTCCGGCCAAACCCAATCCGCCGTGCAGATGGCCCACCATGGCGATGGCGAAGCGGATCATGCGACGCGCCACCCCGCCGTGGGTCAGGAAGTTGCCCGCCAGGATGAAGAAGGGAATGGCCATGATCTCGAATTTCTCGATGCCCGTGAAGAGCTTCATGGCCACCGCTTCGATGGGCACCTGGGTCATGGTGAAGAGGAAGGTCAGCACCGTCAGTCCCAGCGCGATGGAGATGGGCATGCCGGTGATCAGCAGCAGCGTCAGCAGAACGAAGATCAGCAGGGCGCTCATGGCTTGCCCCGCCCCCCGCCGGAGACGGAAATGGCCTCTTCGGGGTGGATGACTTCACCCTCCTGTTCCAGGTCGTCGATTTCCATGCCTTCCACGGCGGAGTGGTCGTGGCGGGGCAGTTCGTCGTGGCGCAGGAAGTGGCGTCCCACCTGCAGGAAGCGGAAGGACATCAGGAAGGAGCCCAGGGGCAGGCAGAGGTAGACCAGCCACATGGGGGCCTCCAGGTCCGGGGAAGTTTGATCGGTTTGGGCGATTTTCCACACCATGTGGGTGGCCAGCAGGCCGATGGTGGCGGTGAAGCCGAAGCCGCCGGTCAGTCCCAGCAGGATGACGCGGCGACGCCAGGCGGGTTGCAGCCGGTTGACCAGCACGTCCACCCCGACGTGAATGCCGGTGCGCACGCCGTAGGCGGCGCCGAATTTGGCCATCCAGATGAAGAGGAAGATGCACAGCTCCTGGGCCCAACTGGTATCGAAGCGGAAGAGGAAGGGGAAGAGGAAGGGGATGCCCAGGGCGTAGCGATGCACCACCGCCACGAAGATGATCAGGGTGGCCGCTCCCATCAGGAAGGCGATGAGCCACTCTTCGAGATTATCCAGTAGTTTCATGGTTCCTGCTCGGAATCCGGAACGAGTGCCTCACGGTGTCGCAGCGGGCTGCATGGCAACACCCTTGGCGCCTAATCGGGAAAGATCTCTTCCAGAGAGCTTGCCTTCAACACCTGAACGCACCATTGGCCGATCTGTCGGCTATCCGCCGCATGGATCCGGGTTACGATCCTTTCCGGAAGAGCGCCGAAACGGCTTTCCAGCAACAGCCGCAGCAGGGAACTCTCTCCCTCCAGACGGCCTTCCTGACGGCCTTCCTGACGGCCTTCCTGACGGCCTTCCTGGCGACCCTCCAGACGGCCTTCCTGCAGGGCCTCGTGCCGCCACTCCTGTCTTAATCTCTCTTTCCAGGCTTCCATACGGGTCTGCAACATGGTCGGCATCTCCATCAGCTCGCGGGGAAGAGTCGGAGTGGGGGCCGGCTCTCCGCTCAGGTCGGTAAAAGCGCCCCACAACATATCGGTCAGAAGCCGCAGCAGATCCTGGTATTCGGGACGCCGTTTCAACCAGGAGACCAGCTCCCCGGCAATGGTTTGCAACTCTTCCGCATTGTGACAGTGTTCCATGCGAAAAACCAGCGCCGTGAGTGAGTCGCGTTCTCGCGGCAGGGAGGCCCCCCGGCGCAGTCGCCGTCAAACGGACCCCGACGCCTTGCGGCTGTTCTCCTCCAGCCGACGCCGCACCTCGGCGGCTTCGTCGGGGAGGTGCATTTCCTCCAGCAAGATGATCAGGTTGTTGGCGGTCAAAGCAATGTAGGGATGCCCGGCGGGGAGTTTGGCCAATCGGATTTCAAAGGCGCGTTGCAGGCGGGTGCGGGCTTCGGGCAATCGGCCAAGATCCTGGAGGACTTCTCCCAGGTTGTTAGCAAATAAAGCCACATTGGGATGATCCGAGCCATGGACCTGCTCACCGATGGCCAGGGCTCGTTCCACATGAGGCAGGACCTCTTCCAAACGGCCAAGGCCCAGAAGGATTACTCCCAGATTGTTAACATCCTTGGCCACCATGGGATCATCCGGGCCATAAACCTTCTCATCGATAGCAAGAGCTCGTTCCGCATGAGGCAGGGCCTCATCCAAACGGCCAAGAGCTTGGAGGACTATTCCCAGATTGTTGGCATATAGGGCCACCTGGGGATGATCCGGGCCATGGACCTTCTTACCGATGGCCAGGGCTCGTTGCATATGAGACAGTGCCTCATCCGGACGGCCAAGATCCTTGAGGATTGCCCCCAGATTGTTGGCTCGTAAGGCCACCTTGGGATGATCTGGACCATGGACCTTCTCATCGATGGCCAGGGCTCGTTCTGCATATGGCAGGGCCTCTTTCAAACGGCCAAGAGCCTGGAGAATCTGGCACAAGTTGTTTGCAAA is a genomic window containing:
- a CDS encoding transposase, which encodes MEHCHNAEELQTIAGELVSWLKRRPEYQDLLRLLTDMLWGAFTDLSGEPAPTPTLPRELMEMPTMLQTRMEAWKERLRQEWRHEALQEGRLEGRQEGRQEGRQEGRQEGRLEGESSLLRLLLESRFGALPERIVTRIHAADSRQIGQWCVQVLKASSLEEIFPD
- a CDS encoding TRAP transporter small permease, with amino-acid sequence MKLLDNLEEWLIAFLMGAATLIIFVAVVHRYALGIPFLFPFLFRFDTSWAQELCIFLFIWMAKFGAAYGVRTGIHVGVDVLVNRLQPAWRRRVILLGLTGGFGFTATIGLLATHMVWKIAQTDQTSPDLEAPMWLVYLCLPLGSFLMSFRFLQVGRHFLRHDELPRHDHSAVEGMEIDDLEQEGEVIHPEEAISVSGGGRGKP
- a CDS encoding TRAP transporter large permease subunit yields the protein MSALLIFVLLTLLLITGMPISIALGLTVLTFLFTMTQVPIEAVAMKLFTGIEKFEIMAIPFFILAGNFLTHGGVARRMIRFAIAMVGHLHGGLGLAGVVACALFAAVSGSSPATVAAIGAILMPAMVRVGFPPRFGTGVITSAGALGILIPPSIVLVMYAVATNTSVGALFIAGLMPGVMLALMLGFTTWWRASRANYPRQPKCSWKERWLTFKEAVWGLSLIIVVIGGIYTGLFTPTEAAAVSAVYAFWVAVFVHKDMTLREVPKVLLASANMSAMLLYIITNAVMFSFLLTHENIPQHLAAWMLDIGLNPFTFLLIVNLILLLAGNFMEPTSIVLIMAPILFPMARSLGIDPVHFGILITVNMEVGMLTPPVGLNLYVASGITHSGLTEVTIAVMPWLVTMLVFLVIVTYWPGLSLWLPRLLGMI